The following proteins are co-located in the Pseudoalteromonas rubra genome:
- a CDS encoding GNAT family N-acetyltransferase yields the protein MTNSTTSAQLTIKHLSPEDSRVAASLLYRAYHDDKLFKDVLGGADEQTYESRLRALIREELSCFGQSAQPLIGLYQEEDLLAIACVFEAQTELQASRRWDWRLRLMMSAGYLQTQQLIDKEKTIREALTDCGHYYFLSFIAVEPHYQGQGLGHHLLDALDELVKENPLASGLGVFVSEAEQNFFFSQHGYEKLQVLTFKSVQGELLFKTRTAIMEKSL from the coding sequence ATGACAAACTCAACGACCAGTGCGCAGTTAACCATTAAACATTTATCTCCGGAAGACAGCAGGGTGGCAGCCAGCCTGTTATACAGAGCCTACCATGATGACAAGTTATTCAAAGATGTGCTGGGTGGGGCGGATGAACAAACCTATGAATCACGACTACGTGCTTTGATCCGTGAGGAGTTGTCCTGCTTTGGTCAGTCTGCTCAACCTCTAATTGGTCTTTACCAGGAAGAAGACTTGCTGGCGATTGCCTGTGTCTTTGAAGCTCAGACAGAGCTGCAAGCATCGCGACGCTGGGACTGGCGTTTGCGGTTAATGATGAGTGCAGGATACTTGCAAACTCAGCAATTAATAGACAAAGAAAAAACCATACGGGAGGCACTGACGGATTGTGGACATTATTATTTTCTTTCGTTTATTGCTGTAGAGCCACACTATCAGGGTCAGGGACTGGGGCATCATTTACTGGATGCACTGGACGAATTAGTTAAAGAAAACCCCCTGGCCAGCGGTCTCGGGGTATTTGTGTCTGAGGCCGAACAGAACTTCTTTTTTAGCCAGCATGGTTATGAAAAACTTCAGGTTTTAACCTTCAAATCAGTACAGGGTGAACTGCTGTTTAAAACTCGAACCGCCATTATGGAAAAAAGCCTGTGA
- a CDS encoding flavodoxin domain-containing protein gives MASITLFVGSVFGNAENLASEVKNDIEQQGHSAVIVDVPTLEQVKSADNLLFISSTTGQGDIPENLLPLVLQMQSQFPMLTGKTVGVVALGDSSYGDTFCGAGRQIDALVQELNATVTEPRLDVDACEHFEPYEAVAPWLQKWLQHL, from the coding sequence ATGGCATCCATTACGCTTTTTGTTGGCTCAGTATTTGGCAATGCAGAAAACTTAGCCTCCGAAGTTAAAAACGACATTGAGCAGCAAGGGCATAGCGCAGTGATCGTCGACGTGCCTACGCTCGAGCAGGTCAAATCAGCGGACAATTTACTGTTTATCTCTTCAACAACCGGACAAGGCGATATCCCGGAAAACCTGCTACCCTTAGTATTGCAAATGCAAAGTCAGTTTCCCATGCTGACGGGGAAAACCGTAGGGGTTGTTGCGTTGGGTGACAGTAGTTACGGTGACACCTTTTGTGGTGCCGGGCGCCAGATCGATGCGCTGGTTCAGGAACTCAATGCCACAGTGACAGAGCCCAGGCTGGATGTGGATGCGTGTGAGCATTTTGAGCCTTATGAGGCGGTCGCACCCTGGCTACAGAAATGGTTGCAACACCTTTGA
- a CDS encoding DUF3549 family protein gives MTAQITTLGELLTSAGTQWRAYDIGRRITKIDKKQFAQIETTQVPYPYPLAGHALLAIQFWDNQATQDPYVWFLKLPLDEQSKLVAASRDHFASMVIDALGTQLTGEAAQGKLDNNPYVYAPNANKLAAFNALLKTELKRPASQYYEYAELYIAGKLGLDQWQNLAVQGLADFAMRLEHGNNQNNLKTHWSQLPTEVQSPLAAMLEHVAISVELTEHLLAGLKQAVGDQDSTACINHLRALSGSHSLGLIADAVDAILDSPLAAQADLQLTITGRCWETLTDSTRLIKLMDSAAHNTEVDGLFESIFADLVAIPTLRPHVLALLRTENRSETLSRAIGRLFKR, from the coding sequence ATGACAGCGCAAATTACGACTTTAGGTGAACTACTAACTTCAGCAGGCACGCAATGGCGCGCCTATGATATTGGCCGTCGCATAACCAAAATCGATAAAAAGCAGTTTGCGCAAATAGAAACCACTCAGGTGCCCTACCCTTACCCACTCGCTGGCCATGCATTATTAGCGATTCAGTTTTGGGACAACCAGGCCACTCAGGACCCCTATGTGTGGTTTTTGAAGCTACCACTGGATGAACAGAGTAAACTGGTTGCAGCCAGCCGTGACCACTTTGCCTCTATGGTCATCGATGCCTTAGGCACTCAGCTCACCGGCGAAGCGGCGCAAGGTAAGCTGGATAACAACCCCTATGTCTATGCACCTAATGCCAATAAACTGGCCGCGTTTAATGCGTTACTGAAAACCGAGCTCAAGCGCCCTGCGTCTCAGTACTATGAATATGCCGAGCTCTATATCGCCGGAAAACTGGGGTTAGATCAGTGGCAAAACCTGGCAGTACAAGGTCTGGCTGACTTTGCCATGCGCCTGGAGCATGGCAACAACCAGAACAATCTCAAGACCCACTGGTCACAATTACCCACAGAAGTTCAGTCACCTCTGGCGGCCATGTTAGAACATGTTGCCATTAGTGTTGAGCTAACCGAGCACTTATTGGCTGGCCTGAAACAAGCCGTGGGCGATCAAGACTCGACTGCGTGTATCAATCATCTCAGAGCTTTATCGGGTAGCCACAGTCTCGGGCTCATCGCTGATGCTGTTGATGCTATATTAGACTCACCACTGGCTGCCCAGGCCGATCTGCAACTCACGATTACTGGACGCTGCTGGGAAACACTGACTGACTCCACAAGGCTCATCAAACTCATGGACAGTGCGGCACATAACACTGAGGTGGACGGCTTATTTGAAAGCATTTTCGCCGATCTAGTTGCAATTCCAACATTGCGCCCACATGTCTTAGCTCTACTTAGAACAGAAAATCGCAGTGAAACACTGTCCAGAGCAATAGGCAGGCTATTTAAACGATGA
- a CDS encoding YqcC family protein — MDHPVWQLLDELEHTLRQAKLWQAEPVSEQALHSTQPFCCDTLRFEQWLQFVFIVKMRTLLQNGAPLPANMAIAPMAEVSLAQHPQFSALLGVLQRLDSAVSE, encoded by the coding sequence ATGGATCACCCAGTATGGCAACTGCTTGATGAGCTCGAACACACTTTGCGCCAGGCTAAACTTTGGCAGGCAGAGCCCGTTTCGGAACAGGCGTTACATTCTACTCAGCCATTTTGCTGCGATACGTTACGGTTTGAGCAATGGTTACAGTTTGTTTTTATCGTCAAGATGCGTACTTTGTTGCAAAACGGCGCACCTTTACCTGCCAATATGGCCATCGCGCCCATGGCAGAAGTCAGTTTAGCGCAACACCCCCAGTTTAGCGCATTGCTGGGTGTGTTACAGCGCCTAGACTCAGCTGTTTCGGAGTAG
- a CDS encoding lytic transglycosylase yields MKKPLLLLLISALLSGCQTTFDSPTIEQAEQLDHASPAEISDTLMSAIQEPVEADEPPPVFDDVWERIRYQLSIDVPQNRPVVAERNYYQRHQAYLDRISKRAEPYLYYIVEEVEKREMPIEIALLPIVESAFDPFGYSHRSASGIWQFMPQTGERFDLKQNWWYDGRRDIVQSTRAALEYLTYLHKTLEGDWLNAIAAYNSGEGRLLKAIRKNRKKHLPTDFWSLDLPRETTAYVPKLLALSDLLKRQDEFNVKWNKIINAQVVDTVEVGSQIDLALAAEMADMSLTELYRLNPGFNRWATDPNGPHTLLLPADKIEAFQTRLASTPVQDRLRWQYYTVARGDSLSVIAKKFSTSTSAIRSLNKLDSHMIRVGQKLLVPLSDGELQSEHLPDAVRSAANKTTRNKKSHTVTSGDTLWDISREYDVTVAQLAKWNKLKANAVLKLGQKLTIYQEQSATQPVANTTERTITYKVRKGDSLARIAAKFNLTVSEIVKWNKLAGQKYLYPGQKLKLTVDVKRS; encoded by the coding sequence ATGAAAAAGCCTCTCTTGCTGCTGTTAATATCAGCACTGTTGAGCGGTTGTCAAACCACGTTCGACAGCCCCACAATTGAACAAGCCGAACAACTGGATCACGCCAGTCCAGCCGAAATCAGCGACACTCTGATGAGTGCCATTCAGGAACCCGTGGAAGCCGATGAGCCACCACCGGTGTTCGACGATGTCTGGGAGCGGATCCGCTATCAGTTGTCTATTGACGTGCCACAAAATCGCCCCGTTGTGGCAGAGCGTAACTACTATCAGCGCCACCAGGCTTACCTGGATCGGATTTCAAAGCGCGCCGAACCTTACCTCTACTATATTGTGGAGGAAGTAGAGAAACGCGAAATGCCGATTGAAATTGCACTGTTGCCAATCGTAGAAAGTGCGTTCGATCCGTTCGGTTATTCTCACCGCAGCGCGTCTGGGATCTGGCAGTTTATGCCGCAAACCGGAGAGCGGTTCGATCTGAAACAAAACTGGTGGTATGACGGTCGTCGCGACATCGTTCAGTCAACTCGCGCCGCACTGGAGTATCTCACTTACCTGCACAAGACACTCGAAGGTGACTGGCTTAATGCCATTGCGGCCTATAACTCAGGAGAGGGGCGATTGCTCAAGGCGATCCGAAAGAATCGTAAAAAGCATTTGCCAACCGATTTCTGGTCTTTAGATTTGCCACGTGAAACCACAGCCTATGTGCCTAAATTGCTTGCCCTGTCTGACTTGTTAAAGCGCCAGGATGAGTTTAATGTCAAATGGAACAAGATCATCAATGCGCAAGTAGTTGATACCGTTGAAGTAGGATCACAAATCGACTTAGCGTTAGCCGCCGAAATGGCCGACATGTCGCTCACTGAGCTTTATCGCCTGAACCCGGGCTTTAACCGCTGGGCCACCGATCCGAACGGGCCACATACCCTGTTGCTGCCGGCAGATAAAATCGAAGCATTTCAAACTCGCCTTGCCAGTACACCAGTCCAAGATCGTCTGCGCTGGCAATACTACACCGTTGCACGCGGTGATAGTTTATCTGTGATTGCCAAGAAGTTTTCCACCAGCACCAGTGCGATCCGTTCACTGAATAAGCTTGATTCACATATGATCCGGGTTGGGCAGAAACTGCTGGTCCCACTGAGCGACGGCGAGTTACAAAGCGAGCATTTACCAGATGCTGTACGCAGCGCTGCGAACAAAACAACACGCAATAAAAAATCCCATACAGTCACCAGTGGCGATACCTTATGGGATATCAGCCGCGAATATGACGTCACCGTCGCGCAGCTTGCCAAATGGAACAAGCTCAAAGCCAACGCAGTGCTTAAGCTGGGACAAAAACTCACCATTTATCAGGAGCAGAGTGCCACTCAGCCTGTCGCAAACACGACCGAACGCACCATAACCTATAAGGTGCGCAAAGGGGACTCTCTGGCACGGATTGCGGCAAAGTTTAATCTCACTGTCAGTGAAATCGTAAAGTGGAACAAGCTTGCCGGTCAGAAGTATCTCTACCCCGGTCAAAAGCTGAAACTGACCGTTGATGTCAAACGCTCATAA
- a CDS encoding Zn-ribbon-containing protein yields the protein MFVVDLTFDCYQDTTLEQAEQAINRVVNALRFNGQIIGDEFPTVLKEGFFITRVMCPLEDALHPLHHSPFVKHAIDQLQQAGLLAPKVKVIGQDIHANGADQCQSPSSYILYTTYVHTCSPLYCGDDFQPVPLYKIPAIANGDYKALIKWQEDWQACDQIQINGATRCEFAALNELTSLDSDLTRRGLDLSKRIRYLTKKPVYYYLYRVGGESLAQEKARLCPSCGAHWALDEPWFGIFDFKCDACELVSNISWDFQ from the coding sequence ATGTTCGTAGTTGATCTCACTTTTGACTGTTATCAGGACACTACGCTTGAGCAAGCAGAGCAGGCCATCAACCGAGTGGTTAACGCGCTGCGTTTCAACGGCCAAATCATTGGCGATGAATTTCCCACCGTTTTAAAAGAAGGCTTTTTTATCACCCGGGTAATGTGTCCACTTGAAGATGCACTGCATCCTCTGCATCACAGCCCATTCGTTAAGCACGCCATTGATCAACTCCAGCAGGCGGGATTGTTAGCACCAAAAGTCAAAGTAATAGGTCAGGATATTCATGCCAATGGCGCTGATCAATGCCAGTCTCCGTCCAGCTATATTCTCTACACAACCTATGTACACACCTGCAGTCCGTTGTATTGTGGTGATGATTTTCAGCCAGTGCCGCTGTATAAAATCCCGGCCATTGCCAATGGCGATTATAAAGCACTGATAAAATGGCAAGAAGACTGGCAGGCCTGTGATCAGATCCAGATTAATGGTGCAACACGCTGCGAGTTTGCCGCCCTCAATGAGTTGACCAGCCTGGACAGCGATCTCACCCGCCGGGGCCTAGATCTCAGTAAGCGGATCCGTTATCTCACCAAAAAGCCGGTTTACTATTACTTGTATCGGGTTGGGGGCGAGAGTCTGGCGCAGGAAAAAGCTCGTTTGTGTCCGAGCTGTGGCGCACATTGGGCGCTAGATGAGCCCTGGTTTGGCATTTTCGATTTCAAATGTGATGCCTGTGAACTGGTTTCCAATATTTCCTGGGATTTCCAGTAA
- a CDS encoding class I SAM-dependent methyltransferase — protein sequence MKPALSFQQGPKPYQWQDFPHGDYVRAGIERRMAHWLPRMFGYHMLKLGCLSGQLDTSLSPISHQICVAPEGGHVGVLAEIDELPFYEHSVDACILSQCLEYHSDPHHILREAHRTLIPGGYIVISGFNPFSLCGLAHLLPFSKEKLPWSGRFFTPSRVKDWLDLLGFEILADERFVHASLARGSRLSRFAPWRRFCRHYMKPMGSVYLLVARKRVAPLTPIKPKWHARPKWTPAVKGARLKHSRNQEQS from the coding sequence ATGAAACCAGCTCTAAGTTTTCAGCAGGGGCCGAAACCCTACCAGTGGCAGGACTTTCCACATGGAGATTATGTGCGCGCAGGCATAGAAAGGCGGATGGCCCATTGGCTGCCCCGAATGTTTGGCTATCATATGCTTAAGCTGGGCTGCCTGAGTGGTCAGTTGGATACGTCACTAAGTCCTATCAGTCATCAGATTTGTGTTGCGCCAGAGGGGGGACATGTTGGCGTGTTAGCAGAAATTGATGAGTTACCTTTTTACGAACACAGCGTAGACGCCTGCATTCTCAGCCAATGTCTGGAGTATCATTCTGATCCCCATCATATTTTACGCGAGGCACACCGAACACTGATCCCGGGTGGGTATATCGTGATCAGCGGATTTAATCCATTTAGTCTGTGTGGACTGGCGCATTTGCTGCCATTTAGCAAAGAAAAACTGCCCTGGTCAGGACGCTTTTTTACCCCGTCCCGGGTTAAGGACTGGCTGGATCTGCTGGGATTTGAAATTCTTGCCGATGAGCGATTCGTTCATGCGTCACTGGCAAGAGGTTCACGGCTGTCGCGTTTTGCGCCCTGGCGACGTTTTTGTCGTCATTACATGAAGCCGATGGGCAGTGTTTATTTGCTGGTGGCCCGCAAACGAGTCGCACCTTTAACGCCGATTAAACCCAAATGGCATGCGCGTCCTAAATGGACACCAGCGGTAAAAGGCGCGCGACTGAAGCACAGTCGTAATCAGGAACAAAGTTAG
- a CDS encoding DUF2789 domain-containing protein, whose translation MDTSAHNLKNLFAQLGLDNSDAGIKAFFSQHTLPSDMLLAEAPFWNQGQKHFIEESLREDADWSEIIDELDARLR comes from the coding sequence ATGGATACCAGTGCACATAACCTAAAAAACTTATTCGCTCAGCTTGGATTAGACAACAGTGATGCAGGCATAAAAGCATTTTTTAGTCAGCACACACTGCCCAGTGATATGCTTTTGGCTGAAGCCCCGTTTTGGAACCAAGGACAAAAGCACTTTATTGAAGAGTCACTCAGAGAAGATGCTGACTGGAGTGAAATAATCGATGAGCTGGATGCAAGGTTACGCTGA
- the truC gene encoding tRNA pseudouridine(65) synthase TruC, protein MLEIIYQDEHYVAINKPSGLLVHRSFLDKRETQFAMQMLRDQLGQHVFPVHRLDRPTSGVLLFALSSEAARDMNQIFIDGAVQKRYLALVRGFAPQDVYVDKPLKEQLDKIADKFADQDKAPQEAQTQFNCLHQATLNIPLGKYPSIRYSLVECFPKTGRKHQIRRHLNHLNHPIIGDVNHGDNKQNHFFQGHFGIRRLMLFATELKFLHPYSQQPITIRASLGEEMLNLCKQLGWPDTEKDYL, encoded by the coding sequence ATGTTAGAGATTATTTATCAGGATGAGCATTATGTGGCCATTAATAAACCCTCAGGCTTACTGGTTCATCGTTCGTTTCTAGACAAACGTGAAACGCAGTTTGCGATGCAGATGCTCAGGGACCAGCTGGGGCAGCATGTGTTCCCAGTGCACAGACTTGACCGGCCGACTTCCGGTGTCTTGTTGTTTGCGCTGAGCTCTGAGGCAGCGCGTGATATGAATCAGATCTTCATCGACGGCGCAGTGCAAAAGCGCTATCTGGCTTTGGTACGGGGCTTTGCACCGCAAGATGTTTATGTTGATAAACCCTTGAAAGAGCAGCTTGATAAAATTGCTGATAAGTTTGCTGATCAGGATAAAGCGCCGCAGGAAGCACAAACTCAGTTCAACTGTCTGCATCAGGCAACGCTCAATATACCGTTGGGTAAATACCCCAGCATTCGATACTCTTTGGTGGAGTGTTTTCCAAAAACGGGTCGTAAACATCAGATCCGTCGTCACCTTAATCACCTGAATCATCCGATAATTGGCGATGTGAATCATGGCGATAACAAGCAAAATCACTTTTTTCAGGGGCATTTTGGTATTCGTCGTTTGATGTTATTTGCAACTGAGCTCAAGTTTTTGCATCCTTATAGTCAACAACCCATCACCATTCGCGCCAGCTTGGGAGAAGAAATGCTGAACTTATGCAAGCAACTGGGCTGGCCAGACACAGAAAAGGACTATCTATAA
- the rnhA gene encoding ribonuclease HI, with protein MQKSVEIYTDGSCLGNPGPGGYGVYLSYQGHEKTLNAGYRLTTNNRMEMLAAIVALETLKRPCQVILYTDSQYVKQGIESWLANWKKRNWKTAAKKPVKNVDLWQRLDAAVQRHTIEWRWVKGHAGNKYNELVDDLAREAAGGADLQEDTGYQSE; from the coding sequence GTGCAAAAATCCGTAGAGATCTATACCGACGGCTCCTGCTTGGGCAACCCGGGTCCTGGCGGCTATGGTGTGTACCTCAGTTACCAAGGTCATGAAAAGACCCTCAACGCCGGATATCGGCTTACCACAAATAACCGCATGGAGATGCTGGCAGCCATAGTTGCCCTCGAAACACTCAAGCGTCCATGCCAGGTGATCCTGTACACAGACAGTCAATATGTGAAACAGGGGATCGAATCCTGGCTGGCCAACTGGAAAAAGCGCAACTGGAAAACAGCCGCTAAAAAGCCAGTTAAAAATGTCGACCTATGGCAACGACTGGACGCTGCGGTTCAGCGTCACACCATTGAGTGGCGTTGGGTTAAGGGCCATGCAGGCAACAAATACAATGAACTGGTGGACGACCTGGCACGCGAAGCCGCTGGCGGTGCGGATCTGCAAGAAGATACCGGTTACCAGAGCGAGTAA
- a CDS encoding DUF3301 domain-containing protein codes for MITLWLFILIGAIIASFWFGRQIAEAAQQHAVGQAEKLNVQLLSVACVKRRLGVLSNGKLGIKSQFAFEFSSDQQSAYTGTMHLENLRLKKMDVPPHRML; via the coding sequence ATGATCACTCTTTGGCTTTTTATTCTTATTGGCGCAATCATTGCGTCATTTTGGTTTGGCCGTCAGATTGCTGAGGCGGCACAACAACACGCTGTGGGACAAGCAGAAAAGCTCAATGTCCAGTTACTCAGTGTCGCTTGTGTAAAACGCAGGCTCGGTGTCCTGAGTAACGGAAAACTGGGAATAAAAAGCCAATTTGCGTTTGAATTCAGTTCAGATCAGCAAAGTGCTTACACCGGCACTATGCATCTTGAAAACCTTCGTCTGAAAAAAATGGATGTTCCACCCCACCGCATGCTGTGA
- the gloB gene encoding hydroxyacylglutathione hydrolase — protein MAQVAVQIHPINAFNDNYIWAICPSDSNLMWVVDPGQSEPVIEFATAQHKQLAGILVTHHHWDHTDGIAPLQAHYGSLPVYGPKNTPFGGITHPLKDGDKVAIAGLDFIIAHTPGHTLDHICYLGTELAFTGDTLFSAGCGRLFEGTSAQMWRAMQTLAQLPPECKIYCTHEYTQANLAFAAAVEPDNIDITRWREWGQTQRAQALPTLPTTIARELSINPFMRANLPHMLDTVPPELQTDCDEDWQRLAVLRQWKDNF, from the coding sequence ATGGCGCAAGTCGCAGTGCAAATCCACCCCATCAACGCCTTCAATGACAATTATATCTGGGCAATATGTCCGTCAGATAGCAATTTAATGTGGGTTGTGGACCCCGGGCAAAGCGAGCCCGTTATTGAATTCGCCACAGCACAACACAAACAGCTGGCAGGCATCTTAGTCACGCACCATCACTGGGATCATACCGATGGCATTGCACCTTTGCAGGCGCACTATGGCAGCCTGCCCGTCTATGGCCCAAAAAATACGCCATTTGGTGGCATCACACACCCTTTAAAGGACGGTGATAAGGTCGCCATTGCCGGGCTAGACTTTATCATTGCTCATACTCCGGGACATACACTGGACCACATCTGCTACCTGGGCACTGAGCTGGCATTTACCGGAGATACCTTATTCAGTGCGGGCTGTGGCCGTTTATTTGAAGGCACTTCTGCACAGATGTGGCGCGCGATGCAAACCCTTGCCCAGCTCCCTCCCGAGTGTAAAATTTACTGCACGCATGAATATACACAGGCTAATCTGGCTTTTGCCGCTGCGGTAGAGCCAGATAATATCGACATTACCAGGTGGCGGGAGTGGGGCCAGACACAACGGGCACAGGCACTACCGACCTTGCCGACCACCATCGCACGTGAGTTAAGCATTAACCCATTTATGCGGGCAAATCTGCCACATATGCTTGATACTGTACCGCCTGAGTTACAAACGGACTGTGATGAAGACTGGCAAAGGCTTGCCGTGCTCAGACAATGGAAGGATAATTTTTAG